Within Actinoplanes sp. L3-i22, the genomic segment CCGGGCGGACCCTGCCGGTGCAGGAGATCTCCTGGCTCTCGTCGTGGGCGACCGGTGGCCTCAAGCCGGACCTGGTGGTCCTGCTCGACGTGGACCCCGGCGTCGGGCTGGACCGGGTCGGCGCCCGGGGCGTGGGTGCCGATCGGCTGGAGAGCGAGTCGCTGGCGTTCCACGAGCGGGTGAGGTACGCGTTCCTGGACCTCGCCGCGGCTGATCCGAAGCGGTACCTGGTGCTGGACGCGGCCCGGCCGGCCGCGGAGCTCGCGGGCGCGGTGACCGCTCGGCTCGCCGACGTCCTACCCGAACCTCCCGAACCGGGCGCGGCTCCGTCCGTACCGTCGGAATCGTCGCCCGGCCCGAGTGCCGCGACCTCGCCGGAAAAGCCCGCCCCGACCCCGGCCGAAGCTCCGGTCGAGGAGCTGGCCGAGGCCTTCGGCCTCGACGAAACGCCTAAATCTTAAAAAGCCGCAGCGGTACGGCGGTGGCCATCGCCAGCATCCCCGCGTCGTTGGGGTGCAGGTGGTCGCCACTGTCGTACGCCGGGTTCAGCCGCAGCGGGTCCGCCGGATCGCGCACCGCCGCGTCGAAATCGATCACCCCGTCATACTCTCCGGAGGTCCGGATCCACCGGTTCAGCACGGACCGTTTCCGCTCGTTCTCCGCGCTGTAGAACCCCAGCGTGTCGTCCTTGAACGGCAGCACCGTCGCACCGTAGGCGCGCAGCCCGGCCAGGTGCGCCCGCGCGATCAACTGGCGATGCCCCCAGATCAGATCGTCCGCGCCGACCACCTCGTCCGGCGGCGCCGACGTCCCAGGATGACCGAGATCGTTCACCCCGAGCAGGACCACCAGGAACTCCGCGCCGGGCTGGGCCACCACTTCCCGGTCGAAGCGCCGCAGCGCGCTCTGCCCGAAATACGCCGCATACCCGACGGCCGGACTGCCGGCCGGCGGATTCGGATCGTGCAACAGCCGGTTACCGGAGACGCCGACGTTGGCCACCCCGAGGCTGCCCTTCAGCCGCGCCGAGAGCAGATCGGGCCAGCGGTGATTGGCGTTCGCCGCGGTGTTCGCCCCGTTGGTGATCGAGTCACCGAGCGTGACGATCGACCCGCCGGAGGCGTGCACGCTCACCCCGGACAGGAACAGGTACTGCTGGATCACGCTGGTCGCCGTGACCGTTCGTGCCCCGGTCACGTTCCCGGCGGCGATCACGTTGTCCTGGAACGCGAACGCGGCAAGCGTCGTGACCGGCGTGGCCTGCGGTA encodes:
- a CDS encoding SGNH/GDSL hydrolase family protein; translation: MSTRRQLLAVSAGAAAAGMLYESPAQAHEKRWVASWAAVPTTIPPAPPLVLTDQTVRHVVHLSIGGDQLRIRLTNEFGETPLRIGEVHVARRSGSGASTDAVSGTDHRVTFGGRGSVTVPAGAPIVSDPVGLRVAAGQDLVISVYLPQATPVTTLAAFAFQDNVIAAGNVTGARTVTATSVIQQYLFLSGVSVHASGGSIVTLGDSITNGANTAANANHRWPDLLSARLKGSLGVANVGVSGNRLLHDPNPPAGSPAVGYAAYFGQSALRRFDREVVAQPGAEFLVVLLGVNDLGHPGTSAPPDEVVGADDLIWGHRQLIARAHLAGLRAYGATVLPFKDDTLGFYSAENERKRSVLNRWIRTSGEYDGVIDFDAAVRDPADPLRLNPAYDSGDHLHPNDAGMLAMATAVPLRLFKI